One genomic region from Pecten maximus chromosome 5, xPecMax1.1, whole genome shotgun sequence encodes:
- the LOC117328055 gene encoding E3 ubiquitin-protein ligase XIAP-like isoform X1, translated as MEITTISNILQRRTLFCSARKLRLKSKTAVYVHILFTLLLHYTTTNVLCKQLRNKMVCVLERHIAKEMEKETSEQVFLFILKLLLFVDSDKVQNGNINIYQLLPSHLTVRKKWSLNAHIAYDRNLLAYLQGRERRTKQLPFPNRTIEKFIPRRKMYKNICLSKESDIVNGKQITSLLCVLSLSTTTEDLIREMCIGHIYIDFDSTGQSYPRLSALHRYETQIRTTLKCPRIGTDTRENCKHNFKEVREKCLKHDRTLYQTRYLSKVSQTEILSKTITEIYRKENFSVMPQKKWSYQWDIKIFQDIQIYPVQQYSLEQAFTLFGEGRSTFTNPEVFFSNYLMRLSSYRQFQSERAPSAIKLSKAGFYSTGNKDETACFHCGCRYSSWCLSEDPIEIHREISPRCEFIQEIHSSESCDRKTPLPSVTKGTQCSDDKDTSSCQHLTGDSLVVYGNEQNHFRDNNALSHDDSSPTDRRTSLSVANSTGDFKQTNDVFNYHNGYRQTCQVETKPNTSFCNVFESISVDNTPSTGSLAVPSKTNPTLPSTNCSTELTLLNGNSDWPVKEKDRDTSSTTFEHGPSKHPKDSDTYDTTSVNGPKKQPNENKLKFVHPLFPKYQSLLVRMSSFAKWPTNLTQTAKQMAVAGFFYKGYGDAVVCFWCGVNIVSWEDEDEPCLEHVKWQPLCPFIIQTKGQDFVNLVQEEQRRSFKENGDINDYNVAEQTLTRNDTTKMRNYDKLKEMGFEQEKIHHAAQKISRHIGNPTDEDILEQLLNDGTQGETNETLPNAEVPRDQVLMYPTTRYNYPATVDNEDEEDHLRRLERLMCKICMTQEVNVTFLPCGHLVCCTDCSKMVSKCPVCRARIENRIKSFIS; from the exons ATGGAAATTACGACCATTTCAAACATTCTACAGAGGAGGACTTTATTTTGTTCAGCAAGGAAACTCAGACTTAAAAGCAAAACAGCAGTGTACGTACATATTCTCTTTACCTTGCTCTTACACTACACTACCACGAATGTATTGTGTAAACAACTACGAAATAAAATGGTGTGTGTATTGGAAAGACATATAGCCAAAGAAATGGAAaaagagacatcagaacaaGTTTTCTTGTTTATTCTGAAATTACTGTTATTTGTAGATAGCGACAAAGTGCAAAATGgaaatattaacatatatcaGCTATTACCTAGCCATTTAACTGTAAGAAAGAAGTGGAGTTTGAATGCTCATATCGCGTATGACAGGAACCTTTTAGCATATTTGCAAGGAAGAGAACGAAGAACTAAACAATTGCCCTTTCCAAATAGGACAATTGAGAAATTCATTCCAAGACGGAAAATGTATAAGAATATATGTTTGAGTAAAGAATCGGATATTGTGAATGGGAAGCAAATCACTTCATTACTGTGTGTTTTGTCATTATCGACAACTACAGAGGATCTCATTAGAGAAATGTGTATCGGTCATATCTACATAGACTTTGATTCCACTGGGCAGTCTTACCCTCGCCTTTCTGCCTTACACAGATATGAAACACAAATCCGCACAACATTAAAGTGTCCACGTATTGGTACAGACACCCGTGAGAATTGTAAACACAATTTTAAGGAAGTGAGAGAGAAATGTCTGAAACATGACAGGACGCTCTATCAGACAAGGTATCTGTCTAAAGTCAGTCAGACAGAGATATTATCTAAAACCATTACCGAAATATATCGGAAAGAAAACTTTTCTGTAATGCCACAAAAGAAATGGAGCTATCAATGggatattaaaatatttcaagacATTCAGATTTACCCTGTTCAGCAATATTCGTTAGAACAGGCATTTACCTTATTTGGTGAAGGACGAAGTACATTCACAAATCCAGAAGTTTTCTTTTCAAACTACCTCATGAGACTATCATCGTATCGCCAATTCCAAAGTGAACGGGCTCCCAGTGCAATCAAACTTAGCAAGGCTGGCTTTTATTCTACAGGGAATAAAGATGAAACTGCTTGCTTTCATTGTGGATGTAGATATTCCAGTTGGTGTTTGAGTGAAGATCCAATTGAAATACACAGAGAAATTTCTCCCAGATGCGAATTCATTCAGGAGATACATTCAAGCGAAAGTTGCGATCGAAAAACACCGTTGCCTTCTGTTACAAAAGGTACGCAATGTTCTGATGATAAAGACACATCATCTTGTCAGCATCTGACCGGAGATTCATTGGTTGTATATGGAAATGAACAAAACCATTTCAGAGACAACAACGCTCTAAGTCACGATGATAGTAGTCCGACTGATAGAAGGACAAGTCTTTCTGTGGCCAACTCAACAGGAGATTTCAAACAGACGAATGACGTCTTCAATTACCATAACGGTTATCGGCAGACATGCCAAGTAGAAACGAAACCAAACACTTCGTTTTGCAATGTATTTGAAAGTATTTCTGTGGACAATACTCCTTCTACTGGATCTTTAGCTGTTCCATCAAAAACAAATCCTACCTTACCATCTACAAACTGTAGTACAGAACTGACACTCTTGAATGGCAACTCGGACTGGCCCGTGAAGGAAAAAGATAGAGACACAAGCAGTACGACATTTGAACATGGACCTAGTAAACATCCAAAAGATAGTGATACATACGATACAACATCTGTTAATGGACCTAAGAAACAACCAAACGAAAACAAACTGAAATTCGTGCATCCATTGTTTCCAAAGTACCAATCCTTGCTAGTGAGAATGTCTTCTTTTGCAAAATGGCCGACAAATCTTACACAGACTGCAAAGCAAATGGCTGTCGCAGGATTCTTTTATAAAG GATATGGCGATGCTGTGGTCTGTTTTTGGTGTGGAGTAAACATCGTCAGCTGGGAGGATGAGGATGAGCCGTGCTTAGAACATGTGAAATGGCAACCACTATGTCCATTTATAATACAGACCAAAGGACAAGACTTCGTCAACCTCGTACAGGAAGAGCAAAGACGATCATTCAAA GAGAACGGAGATATCAATGATTATAACGTGGCCG AACAAACTCTCACAAGAAACGATACCACCAAAATGAGAAATTACGACAAACTGAAAGAAATGGGTTTTGAACAGGAAAAGATTCACCATGCGGCTCAAAAGATATCAAGACATATTG GAAATCCAACAGATGAAGACATTTTGGAGCAGCTGTTGAACGACGGAACACAAGGAGAAACAAATGAGACTTTACCGAACGCGGAAGTCCCACGGGATCAGGTTCTTATGTATCCTACCACCAGGTATAATTACCCTGCCACTGTCGACAACGAag ATGAAGAGGATCACCTAAGGAGACTTGAACGCTTGATGTGTAAGATCTGTATGACACAAGAGGTAAACGTCACCTTCCTGCCTTGTGGACATCTCGTATGTTGCACAGATTGTTCAAAAATGGTGTCAAAATGCCCCGTATGTCGCGCGCGGATCGAAAACAGAATCAAAAGCTTTATATCATAA
- the LOC117328055 gene encoding E3 ubiquitin-protein ligase XIAP-like isoform X2 yields MEITTISNILQRRTLFCSARKLRLKSKTAVYVHILFTLLLHYTTTNVLCKQLRNKMVCVLERHIAKEMEKETSEQVFLFILKLLLFVDSDKVQNGNINIYQLLPSHLTVRKKWSLNAHIAYDRNLLAYLQGRERRTKQLPFPNRTIEKFIPRRKMYKNICLSKESDIVNGKQITSLLCVLSLSTTTEDLIREMCIGHIYIDFDSTGQSYPRLSALHRYETQIRTTLKCPRIGTDTRENCKHNFKEVREKCLKHDRTLYQTRYLSKVSQTEILSKTITEIYRKENFSVMPQKKWSYQWDIKIFQDIQIYPVQQYSLEQAFTLFGEGRSTFTNPEVFFSNYLMRLSSYRQFQSERAPSAIKLSKAGFYSTGNKDETACFHCGCRYSSWCLSEDPIEIHREISPRCEFIQEIHSSESCDRKTPLPSVTKGTQCSDDKDTSSCQHLTGDSLVVYGNEQNHFRDNNALSHDDSSPTDRRTSLSVANSTGDFKQTNDVFNYHNGYRQTCQVETKPNTSFCNVFESISVDNTPSTGSLAVPSKTNPTLPSTNCSTELTLLNGNSDWPVKEKDRDTSSTTFEHGPSKHPKDSDTYDTTSVNGPKKQPNENKLKFVHPLFPKYQSLLVRMSSFAKWPTNLTQTAKQMAVAGFFYKGYGDAVVCFWCGVNIVSWEDEDEPCLEHVKWQPLCPFIIQTKGQDFVNLVQEEQRRSFKENGDINDYNVAEQTLTRNDTTKMRNYDKLKEMGFEQEKIHHAAQKISRHIGNPTDEDILEQLLNDGTQGETNETLPNAEVPRDQVLMYPTTRYNYPATVDNEDEEDHLRRLERLMCKICMTQEIYT; encoded by the exons ATGGAAATTACGACCATTTCAAACATTCTACAGAGGAGGACTTTATTTTGTTCAGCAAGGAAACTCAGACTTAAAAGCAAAACAGCAGTGTACGTACATATTCTCTTTACCTTGCTCTTACACTACACTACCACGAATGTATTGTGTAAACAACTACGAAATAAAATGGTGTGTGTATTGGAAAGACATATAGCCAAAGAAATGGAAaaagagacatcagaacaaGTTTTCTTGTTTATTCTGAAATTACTGTTATTTGTAGATAGCGACAAAGTGCAAAATGgaaatattaacatatatcaGCTATTACCTAGCCATTTAACTGTAAGAAAGAAGTGGAGTTTGAATGCTCATATCGCGTATGACAGGAACCTTTTAGCATATTTGCAAGGAAGAGAACGAAGAACTAAACAATTGCCCTTTCCAAATAGGACAATTGAGAAATTCATTCCAAGACGGAAAATGTATAAGAATATATGTTTGAGTAAAGAATCGGATATTGTGAATGGGAAGCAAATCACTTCATTACTGTGTGTTTTGTCATTATCGACAACTACAGAGGATCTCATTAGAGAAATGTGTATCGGTCATATCTACATAGACTTTGATTCCACTGGGCAGTCTTACCCTCGCCTTTCTGCCTTACACAGATATGAAACACAAATCCGCACAACATTAAAGTGTCCACGTATTGGTACAGACACCCGTGAGAATTGTAAACACAATTTTAAGGAAGTGAGAGAGAAATGTCTGAAACATGACAGGACGCTCTATCAGACAAGGTATCTGTCTAAAGTCAGTCAGACAGAGATATTATCTAAAACCATTACCGAAATATATCGGAAAGAAAACTTTTCTGTAATGCCACAAAAGAAATGGAGCTATCAATGggatattaaaatatttcaagacATTCAGATTTACCCTGTTCAGCAATATTCGTTAGAACAGGCATTTACCTTATTTGGTGAAGGACGAAGTACATTCACAAATCCAGAAGTTTTCTTTTCAAACTACCTCATGAGACTATCATCGTATCGCCAATTCCAAAGTGAACGGGCTCCCAGTGCAATCAAACTTAGCAAGGCTGGCTTTTATTCTACAGGGAATAAAGATGAAACTGCTTGCTTTCATTGTGGATGTAGATATTCCAGTTGGTGTTTGAGTGAAGATCCAATTGAAATACACAGAGAAATTTCTCCCAGATGCGAATTCATTCAGGAGATACATTCAAGCGAAAGTTGCGATCGAAAAACACCGTTGCCTTCTGTTACAAAAGGTACGCAATGTTCTGATGATAAAGACACATCATCTTGTCAGCATCTGACCGGAGATTCATTGGTTGTATATGGAAATGAACAAAACCATTTCAGAGACAACAACGCTCTAAGTCACGATGATAGTAGTCCGACTGATAGAAGGACAAGTCTTTCTGTGGCCAACTCAACAGGAGATTTCAAACAGACGAATGACGTCTTCAATTACCATAACGGTTATCGGCAGACATGCCAAGTAGAAACGAAACCAAACACTTCGTTTTGCAATGTATTTGAAAGTATTTCTGTGGACAATACTCCTTCTACTGGATCTTTAGCTGTTCCATCAAAAACAAATCCTACCTTACCATCTACAAACTGTAGTACAGAACTGACACTCTTGAATGGCAACTCGGACTGGCCCGTGAAGGAAAAAGATAGAGACACAAGCAGTACGACATTTGAACATGGACCTAGTAAACATCCAAAAGATAGTGATACATACGATACAACATCTGTTAATGGACCTAAGAAACAACCAAACGAAAACAAACTGAAATTCGTGCATCCATTGTTTCCAAAGTACCAATCCTTGCTAGTGAGAATGTCTTCTTTTGCAAAATGGCCGACAAATCTTACACAGACTGCAAAGCAAATGGCTGTCGCAGGATTCTTTTATAAAG GATATGGCGATGCTGTGGTCTGTTTTTGGTGTGGAGTAAACATCGTCAGCTGGGAGGATGAGGATGAGCCGTGCTTAGAACATGTGAAATGGCAACCACTATGTCCATTTATAATACAGACCAAAGGACAAGACTTCGTCAACCTCGTACAGGAAGAGCAAAGACGATCATTCAAA GAGAACGGAGATATCAATGATTATAACGTGGCCG AACAAACTCTCACAAGAAACGATACCACCAAAATGAGAAATTACGACAAACTGAAAGAAATGGGTTTTGAACAGGAAAAGATTCACCATGCGGCTCAAAAGATATCAAGACATATTG GAAATCCAACAGATGAAGACATTTTGGAGCAGCTGTTGAACGACGGAACACAAGGAGAAACAAATGAGACTTTACCGAACGCGGAAGTCCCACGGGATCAGGTTCTTATGTATCCTACCACCAGGTATAATTACCCTGCCACTGTCGACAACGAag ATGAAGAGGATCACCTAAGGAGACTTGAACGCTTGATGTGTAAGATCTGTATGACACAAGAG
- the LOC117328055 gene encoding uncharacterized protein LOC117328055 isoform X3: MEITTISNILQRRTLFCSARKLRLKSKTAVYVHILFTLLLHYTTTNVLCKQLRNKMVCVLERHIAKEMEKETSEQVFLFILKLLLFVDSDKVQNGNINIYQLLPSHLTVRKKWSLNAHIAYDRNLLAYLQGRERRTKQLPFPNRTIEKFIPRRKMYKNICLSKESDIVNGKQITSLLCVLSLSTTTEDLIREMCIGHIYIDFDSTGQSYPRLSALHRYETQIRTTLKCPRIGTDTRENCKHNFKEVREKCLKHDRTLYQTRYLSKVSQTEILSKTITEIYRKENFSVMPQKKWSYQWDIKIFQDIQIYPVQQYSLEQAFTLFGEGRSTFTNPEVFFSNYLMRLSSYRQFQSERAPSAIKLSKAGFYSTGNKDETACFHCGCRYSSWCLSEDPIEIHREISPRCEFIQEIHSSESCDRKTPLPSVTKGTQCSDDKDTSSCQHLTGDSLVVYGNEQNHFRDNNALSHDDSSPTDRRTSLSVANSTGDFKQTNDVFNYHNGYRQTCQVETKPNTSFCNVFESISVDNTPSTGSLAVPSKTNPTLPSTNCSTELTLLNGNSDWPVKEKDRDTSSTTFEHGPSKHPKDSDTYDTTSVNGPKKQPNENKLKFVHPLFPKYQSLLVRMSSFAKWPTNLTQTAKQMAVAGFFYKGYGDAVVCFWCGVNIVSWEDEDEPCLEHVKWQPLCPFIIQTKGQDFVNLVQEEQRRSFKENGDINDYNVAEQTLTRNDTTKMRNYDKLKEMGFEQEKIHHAAQKISRHIAHNFLRKSNR, encoded by the exons ATGGAAATTACGACCATTTCAAACATTCTACAGAGGAGGACTTTATTTTGTTCAGCAAGGAAACTCAGACTTAAAAGCAAAACAGCAGTGTACGTACATATTCTCTTTACCTTGCTCTTACACTACACTACCACGAATGTATTGTGTAAACAACTACGAAATAAAATGGTGTGTGTATTGGAAAGACATATAGCCAAAGAAATGGAAaaagagacatcagaacaaGTTTTCTTGTTTATTCTGAAATTACTGTTATTTGTAGATAGCGACAAAGTGCAAAATGgaaatattaacatatatcaGCTATTACCTAGCCATTTAACTGTAAGAAAGAAGTGGAGTTTGAATGCTCATATCGCGTATGACAGGAACCTTTTAGCATATTTGCAAGGAAGAGAACGAAGAACTAAACAATTGCCCTTTCCAAATAGGACAATTGAGAAATTCATTCCAAGACGGAAAATGTATAAGAATATATGTTTGAGTAAAGAATCGGATATTGTGAATGGGAAGCAAATCACTTCATTACTGTGTGTTTTGTCATTATCGACAACTACAGAGGATCTCATTAGAGAAATGTGTATCGGTCATATCTACATAGACTTTGATTCCACTGGGCAGTCTTACCCTCGCCTTTCTGCCTTACACAGATATGAAACACAAATCCGCACAACATTAAAGTGTCCACGTATTGGTACAGACACCCGTGAGAATTGTAAACACAATTTTAAGGAAGTGAGAGAGAAATGTCTGAAACATGACAGGACGCTCTATCAGACAAGGTATCTGTCTAAAGTCAGTCAGACAGAGATATTATCTAAAACCATTACCGAAATATATCGGAAAGAAAACTTTTCTGTAATGCCACAAAAGAAATGGAGCTATCAATGggatattaaaatatttcaagacATTCAGATTTACCCTGTTCAGCAATATTCGTTAGAACAGGCATTTACCTTATTTGGTGAAGGACGAAGTACATTCACAAATCCAGAAGTTTTCTTTTCAAACTACCTCATGAGACTATCATCGTATCGCCAATTCCAAAGTGAACGGGCTCCCAGTGCAATCAAACTTAGCAAGGCTGGCTTTTATTCTACAGGGAATAAAGATGAAACTGCTTGCTTTCATTGTGGATGTAGATATTCCAGTTGGTGTTTGAGTGAAGATCCAATTGAAATACACAGAGAAATTTCTCCCAGATGCGAATTCATTCAGGAGATACATTCAAGCGAAAGTTGCGATCGAAAAACACCGTTGCCTTCTGTTACAAAAGGTACGCAATGTTCTGATGATAAAGACACATCATCTTGTCAGCATCTGACCGGAGATTCATTGGTTGTATATGGAAATGAACAAAACCATTTCAGAGACAACAACGCTCTAAGTCACGATGATAGTAGTCCGACTGATAGAAGGACAAGTCTTTCTGTGGCCAACTCAACAGGAGATTTCAAACAGACGAATGACGTCTTCAATTACCATAACGGTTATCGGCAGACATGCCAAGTAGAAACGAAACCAAACACTTCGTTTTGCAATGTATTTGAAAGTATTTCTGTGGACAATACTCCTTCTACTGGATCTTTAGCTGTTCCATCAAAAACAAATCCTACCTTACCATCTACAAACTGTAGTACAGAACTGACACTCTTGAATGGCAACTCGGACTGGCCCGTGAAGGAAAAAGATAGAGACACAAGCAGTACGACATTTGAACATGGACCTAGTAAACATCCAAAAGATAGTGATACATACGATACAACATCTGTTAATGGACCTAAGAAACAACCAAACGAAAACAAACTGAAATTCGTGCATCCATTGTTTCCAAAGTACCAATCCTTGCTAGTGAGAATGTCTTCTTTTGCAAAATGGCCGACAAATCTTACACAGACTGCAAAGCAAATGGCTGTCGCAGGATTCTTTTATAAAG GATATGGCGATGCTGTGGTCTGTTTTTGGTGTGGAGTAAACATCGTCAGCTGGGAGGATGAGGATGAGCCGTGCTTAGAACATGTGAAATGGCAACCACTATGTCCATTTATAATACAGACCAAAGGACAAGACTTCGTCAACCTCGTACAGGAAGAGCAAAGACGATCATTCAAA GAGAACGGAGATATCAATGATTATAACGTGGCCG AACAAACTCTCACAAGAAACGATACCACCAAAATGAGAAATTACGACAAACTGAAAGAAATGGGTTTTGAACAGGAAAAGATTCACCATGCGGCTCAAAAGATATCAAGACATATTG CACACAATTTCCTTAGGAAATCCAACAGATGA